The segment AGCCCTATGGTATGCACGCCAGGCTGCAAGTCGCTATAAGTAATCAGCGAGTCGACCGAGTTGAGACGCCAGTGCTGCGTAGCGGGCTGGTCGTCGAGACGCGCCTCGATGTAAGAGGTGAAGAAGCCTGGCTCTGATTGGGGATCGCCCATGATCCAGTCATCACCGAAGGTCAGGATATGGTAAGAGAGCGTACTCTGTGCCGTCTCAAAGCCATTTCGGATGTCTGCCGGGTAGACACTCCAAGGCGTGCGCATGGGAGCCCCCTCGCCCGTATTGTAGAAGGCTATATTGTCCAGCATGATACGCCACCCCACACCCTTAGTCTTGTCTGGATCTTTAAAGACGATCCTAAAGCGAAAGGAGTCAGCATCAGGATCAATCCGCTCATACAGATCTGTCGAGATCGTTGTGGCGTCAAAGATGAGCTCCTTCTCCATCCAGTTCTTCCCCCCGTCGAAAGACTCCTGAGCGAACCAACTCTTGCCCGCATTGGAGACCAAGGCGTCCGTCCACCCCTGCATATAAGAGACAGAGACCTGCGTCCCACGGATCGGATCTAACGCTTCGATCATCGCAGGCTCGTCACCTACGTAACCCGCCGTCAGCTCGAGCGCTTTCTTGCCAAAGGGTATATTAGCCTTAGGGTCATCGACGATGCGACCATTGACGATGCGCCAGCGCACCCCTTCGATCTCCACCGTATCATCCACAAATGTCTGCGCCTCCATCTCCTCAAAACCCGTCTTATAGTACGGTACAGGAGGTGTGAGGCGCTGCGCCTTCATAGGCATCATCAAGGTCGTCCCAAGGACGACAGCACAGAGTAGTAATCTTCGTCTCACTGCTTATCTAGTTTGAGTTAATAGCTTAAGTATAGGGGAGTCATGTCGTGCATCAGTCACGATTCTGCGGTCATACACGCCCTAACGGGAGACCAAGATAGCAAAAATTCACCACAGGACGCACACCTCTTTGTGACCCGTAGACTCGGCAAACCTCATTACAAGCAAGCTATAGCTTATCCTGAGACTGGTGGAGTGGACCTGAGAGGAGGGATTGACTCTAGTAGTACTAGGGCGTCTAATGGCTCTAGTGATTAGCGCCTCGCTCGATACCTTACGGAGAGTCTGCGATCCTCTTAGCCCCCGAGAGGTACGCTCGGCGATCTTGACAGCAGGGACCCCTCGCCCGGTGTCGTACCTTTGCATCGTCTCCTCAGAGATACAGCCGCACGCTCGTTATAGAGATCCAGCAGGTAGAGAAAATTTAGGCTCTACAGCTCCTATCAGTAGTAGGGATCACGACACCAATCGTCGTCTCTCGGAGCTATCGCCGGCAGGCTCCACGACACCTATTATATATAGGAGATCTCTAGCGTAGCTACGACAGCCTCTCAGGAAGACAATTCAAATTTTATCAACTCAATAAAAATCAATCTACTATGGCAATCAAGTATGCTATCCAGCAAATCAATCGAAAAGGTGTAACCCCGGGCTCTATGGAGAGTAAGTACTACGCCCAGGCTAAGTATGACGGGGTCACCTCGCAAGCAGACATCGCTCAGATGGTCTCACAGATCTCGGCAATCTCTGTCGGTGACGTCCTCAGCGTCATGAATACGGTCTCTATGCTGCTCTCCATAGAGCTAGCCAATGGACGTATCGTAGAGCTAGGCGATCTAGGCCGCTTTAGAACGACGCTACGCAGCAAGTCTTGCGACAAGCCCGAAGAGTTCAAGCGTGAGATGATCCATGGCAATAGGGTCATATTTGTCCCTGGCGCGCAGATACGTCACAAGATGAGCAATGCGAGCTACCTCAAGGCAGATCTCTCTAGCCTGGCCACGGAGACGGAGAAGAAGCCCAGCAAGCCCTCAGGCGAGGGTGCGGATCCGAGCAAACCGACCCCAGGCAAAGAGACCGGCGGCGGATCGAACCAAGACGAAGAGCATATCGGAGTGTAGTTCCTAGAATTTAGAGGTTAGAGATTAGAAATTAGATGTTAGAAGTTAGAGGTTAGAGACACTAGAGCCACTAGCATCACTAGTACCACTAGCACCTCCGATCCCCTCTAACATCTAACCTCTAACCTCTAACTTCTAATCTCTAACCTCTAACCTCTCCCCCCCTCCGACTGCGCTTATAAAAAAGGGACCTCGTGAGAGGTCCGACGCATCGTAGCCGTCGGTCGGAGGGGCTACAGCCCCGAACGACCGATGGATAGGCGAACGTGGTAGAAGATCGACCCCTTGTGGGTCGGACTAGACAAGGGCTACAGCTTCAGTCCGACCTCCCACACAGGGGAGGTCGCTCATTTCGTCTGGCTCCTCTGCCCCCGCAGTCGTTCGGGGCGTCGCCCCTCCGACTGGGGGCTACGAAGCGTCCGACCGCAAGCGGTCGCCTCTAATCTCTAACCTCTAATCTCTAATCCCTATTATGAAACCAAACGACATCAAATATATCATCGTCCATTGCAGCGCCACACGCAGCAATATGACTTACAGTGCCTGGCAGCTAGACCAAGACCATCGTGCCAGAGGCTTTGCCATGGCTGGCTACCACTTCTACATCACACGCGCTGGTGTGATCGAATCGATGAGACCGCCCTCCATGCCCGGAGCGCACACCATCGGATACAACCGATGCAGCCTAGGCGTATGCTACGAGGGAGGTCTAAGACCCGATGGCACCCCCTGGGACACACGTACTCCCGAGCAGCGGGCCGCCATGCTCAAGCTGCTACAGACACTCGTGGCTATACACCCTAACGCACAGATCGTAGGACATAGAGACCTCAGTCCCGACCTAAACCACAACGGCGTCATAGAGCCGCACGAATGGTTAAAAGCGTGTCCCTGTTTCGATGCATTCAAAGAGTATCTATCCCTATGGCACAAACGATAAGACCCCAAGGGCGTAAGCAGCTTCGCCTAGCGATACTCCTCACGGTCTCAGGCATCGGGCTCCTCGTGGCGGGCTTTACAGTCCCTCCACTGGGAGTCATAGACAGCTCCGTGCTCGTTGCCTTTGGTGAGGTGATGACCTTCGCCGGGGCGCTCCTCGGGCTGGACTATAAGTACAAGTATCATGCGGAGCAGTAAGAGACGACTCACAGCACTCATCCTCACCGCCTGTCTCCTACTGAGCTGTGGTAGCCGGCGACAACGCACCCATGCGGAGTCGCAAGAGCAGTCACAGCAGCGTAGCGAGCTGGCGGTGCGTGAGGCTACGCAGCATAGACGTGATAGCTCACTAGAGGAGTGGGAACTGCTCCTCCTAGACACGATCATACCACAGAGCGACATCCAGCTCGTCACGGGCGACTCGCTGCTGGGCATGACGTGGCCAGAGCGTCCCGCAGTACGCTACCTACATGCTCGACGACGGGTCGTCCAGGAGCGAGATAGCGTAGGGCAGCAACGTCGGGCACTAGAGCGTGCCACGCAGCAGCAGAGCCTTCGGCAGCAACAGACCGTGACGGAGCGTCAGCCCACAGGTCGTATCGCCCATGGGCTGTGTCTCGGCTTGCTCATAGGTGGCTTGCTCATTATAATCGGAGCCGCTACGCTCATATGGAGGGGCGTAGGGCTCCGCGCAAAGTCAATCCTCCGCAAAAATATAGTGCTGCGGTAGACCTAAGTAACGCACGATCAGATGCACCATAGCGGGGGTGTAGATACGACAGCCTCGCTTATAGCCTATCTGTGTGAGCTGGTTTAGTAGCTCGCCATCACCACATATCAAGCGGGTCAGATGGCGCGTAGCACTAGCGGGTAAGACATCGGGGAAGTAACGGACGGCGAGCTCCTGCACGCCATAGGCGCGTACCAAAAAGAGGTACGACTCATCTTGTGTACTCTGTGACATAATCAGTCCAGTAGATAAAAAGGTAAGTATAAAAGTTTTGCCGACAGAAGCGCTTCGCTATATTTTTGTCACCTCGGTCGTCTCCACAAAGGTACCAAAAACGAAGTGATCCGACACCCCCTGACGTGTATCAACTTGTCCGTTCCAGCCAAAGCGAGATGTGTAGCAACCTGCAGGGATGCCCTATGAGACTGTTGACTTTTGCAACAGTCTCCTATCGCTACAAACGCAGTCGGTCGGCACACTTTGCTGCGTACCGACCGACTGTTTTTAGAAATTTACTAGGGTTATGACTCCTACGGAACGTACCACGCAATACGGGTTGTGTTCATCAGCGACTCCCAGTCATAGGGAACGGAAGTATTGTAATAACCAGTATAGTTAACCGTAAGGAAAGACATCGTCGGCTTGAAGACACTCTCTGGGATATCCACATAGAACGGGTAAGGGATATCCGATTGGTTGATAGGCGTAGCGTCGATATTTACTAGGTTAGATATATTGACGTAAGATCTTGTTGCTTCGTTGTATATATTCCAAAATGGATTATAGGGGGTAGTAGGACGCCGATAGTAAACACCATTACGGTAGTGGAGGAGCACCCCTTTGATCTTTACGCTCGTGGCCGTGAAGTCATGCTGATCTTGATTAACCCACTGTCTCAGAGTCTTGGTCGCTCTAACGGTGAAAGAGATATAGCCATAGTCTGACGAAACCTGATAAACACTTTCTAGCGTTAGCTTCTGATCTAGATTCGCTGGAGCCTTGGTCTTATCATAGATCAGTTTAAACTGTCCATCAGAGGCTGTAGGCTCGATACGGTATACGCCACTGGGAATCTTACTCCCCGTCTCTACGAACTGACTGGTGCTGGGCATCACTCTCCGGGTACTAGAGGTGCCTGGCACCTTAAAGTAGAAGTTGAGGAGCTTAGATAGAACCTTCGAACTTTTCGGATAGATCTTCTCCGTCTCGTAATAAGGCGCAGAGAGGGTGATCGTATGCTCAAAGTCTTTAGAAGCGTCATTGACTACCATAGGGATACTGACGCGCCCATTGTGGCTCGTGTAAGAGTCGGCCTTGACTATATAGCGGTAGTAGATCTTGGAGCCTCGCTTGACAATGGTTATATTTTCCATCGATCCATTGTTTCTTGGAGAGAGATCTGGCGCCTCGATGAGTACCTCAAAGGGGAAAACGCTTGTGGGTAGATTGCTGTACAGATCAAACTCCAAGAGTCGATCTTCTACATTGCTACTCTTAGGATCATCCACTAGATCCGTATTGAAGAGTAGTGGCTTGCGTATGGTAATCTCCACATTACGTATCAGAGGCGTGGTAGCTCCCGAGGGCTCCGTACCATCCGTCTTCTGATAGGTGTACTGTGGGGTAAATCCTGACTCTCCAGGATTATGGAGAGGATCGTAAGTACGTAGTGCTGCCACCTCAATGGAGTAGTGCTCGATAGCATCGGAGGGGATCTTCTTCACCTCTACGCTAAAGTGGTCATTGTCTCCACTCCTAGCAGTGATCTCTTGCTGTTTCAGAGCTCCCATGTAAGCGTCATGATCACTCCACCGCTTGTAATATCTGAGATACTTGGCACCAGAGCCTACTCCCGTACCACCCCCATAAGGCTTGAAGCGATAGTCGCTATTGGTGATGGCAAACTGGGTGTTGAAGTTGTATGTGCCAGGATGTACGATCAGTATCTGGACTGGATCGGTCTTGAGCGTAAACATCTCATCGGACACCTGCGTGAACTCCTGTAGCTCGATCGAAGAGAATATATTGTTGTGTGCAGGAGCTGCTATCGCCTCAGCCATCGTAGCATAGCCGTCCGAATTGACCGCCGTGATAGTCACCTTGTAGTGATTGTTGCGTATGATCGGGAGGACGCGATCCGTCCCTGCATTGTCTGCCGTTCGCTTGGCAACGAAGTCGACCTTGTAGTAGCGAGTCTCAGTGGACCCACTCTTGAGCTTCTTCTTACCACGGATAATGAGGAAAACCCTCTTGTCTCCATCGTTTTGATGCTCGAAAATCTTGAACTCCGTATTTGCGGGGACGATATGCGTTGAGTCGTTATTTAAGATGGTCTCTACATCGGGAGGTATCGTCGCCTTGGTCGGTGCATAGGGAAAGACGAAAGAATAGTTGTCCATCACAAAGGGGGCTACGGTACCACTGCGATGCACGTTGCAAGCGGCAAAGCCTGTTAGCTCGAAGCCATCCTTTTCTGGGGCTGCATTGGTTACCGTGACCTTGGCGTGACAGCGTAGGAGCTTGATCACCTTGCCTTGTAGCGACTGACCGTCTAACTTAGTCAACCTCACCTGAGCCCACATAGGATCAAAAGCCTTGGTCGGATTATTACCATCGGCTACCTCAATCCTAGTCGTCAAGTTTGGTATGATCGCTCCTGCCGAGTTACCCACGAGGAAGTAATCCTGCTTCTGTCCTGACCAGTCGTAATTAGCTATAAAGTGTAGGTATCGGGGCTTGTCACTCTGTATGAAGGTCGCTGTAAAGTGCTTGATCTTAGTTATGGTCCCTTTCTTGCCATCAGGTAGGAAGGCGTCATCACTTAAAGCATCAGCTGAGGCGGGAGCTCCTAGCACAGCATCTGTCGAGTAGAGAAACTCTTGATGCTCGTTGAAGACCAGTATGCGTAGCGAGGTGATCTTCTCAACCTCATTGTCATTGATGGCATCACTTCTGAGCGCTAGTTCACGCAAATCATCCGCATGTAGCCCTAGGGTCAGTGTGATCGAGTCGCCCACCTTGCCCTCGGGTATGAGCAGACCGCCCATAGGCTCTCGGACGCACCCTGCGAGTAGCAGGAGCAGTGGCAGGGCTATATAATAAAGATATACTCTTCGCTTCATAAGGAGTGGATTACTTATCTTCTTCATACATATAAGTGTCAAAGATGGGGCGAACATATATATTAGGGGCACCATCAATGGACTGAGGTTTTCCTTCAGCTGCGAGTCCTTGGAGTGCCTCTGCGAATGTAACGACAGCATGCTCTTTGAAACCATAGACCATACCCTCTTCTGCGACCCAATAGTAGGAGCCAAAGAGCAAGCCCCGAATCTCTGTGTTCGCATCTCCTTGCATACGGTCAATAATCTTCATCTCAGCAGAGGTGGGAATACGCCATCGGCCTTGATGCTTGAATGTTTTGCGAATGCGACGCGAAGCCCAATTGTCATTTGTGTCTACATAATACTCTACATAGGTGCCATCAGTACCATATTCACCTTCAAAGTATTCCTTGCATCGAGTCTCTGCATCCCAATAGTTACATGCTATATTCTGGTTTTTAGCCCATAGACCATCTGAATTCTGATATAGATAACTATTGTAAGATACGTTCAAATAAGGACTTTGAGCTCCCCAAAAGTTTGTAGACAAAGGTCCATAACCTGGCGCTCCAGCTGAAAAAGCAAATGACAATTTTCTTGGAAGAGTAGTGGACGCAGATGGTACATCTTTTGGACGTTGATAGGTAGTTGTACTCATACCGAACTGGCTGGCGATGATGAACTGAGGAGAGATGAGCTTATTGGAAGCAGGATCGGTCTTCGTCTTGCCCGTAGCAGGATCCACAGGAGAGCCGATAAACTCACCATCTCGAGGGACCACAGTCGTGATCTTGAAGTTTATCTCGTTGATCTGAGGTGATAATTTTGTATCACCTGGATACCTACTAAAGGATCCATATAAGGTTTGGAATCTAAAGTCTGCATAGACGGGCGACTGGATAACACGACCATCCGCATCTACCAAAGCCTCTTTGCCGTTGCTAAAGCGTCCAGAGCGTGTACCCGAGACATATCTATGGGGGTACTGCAAGACGCGCACTACTTGGCTTAGGGTACCGCCTTTTTGCTTGACTGTAAACTTGATGTGATACGGGATATAATTGACTGGTACTGGGTGCTGGATCGTGATGTCTCCATTGGAAAGGTAATTCACGGAGGGCGTTATCACGATACCATCCCAAGGCTTAGCATTGGTCTGTTTAGAGACCCACGTTTTAGACCCGTTGATCTTGTAGAGATTGGATTCCGTCTTGCTAAATTCACGACGATAGTGTACGCCACGCATATCGTAATACTCGTACCAAACACTATCTATCTTAATCTCTACGGGCAGACTGGAGGCATAGGGAACCTTTACTTTGTCAGTTGCGGCCATGATGGGGCTCTTGTCATACACCTCTAGGTACTGAGCGTCGAGGAGATCACCATCGACCGACTCGATCAGATTCCACGGCTTGATGGCTATAGCAGCAGTTATGTCTACGGGGGTGTCTTCGTTGAGACTACCTAGCACCTCTATGGAGGTGAGGACGTCATAGAGGTGGTTGC is part of the Porphyromonas asaccharolytica DSM 20707 genome and harbors:
- a CDS encoding HU family DNA-binding protein, producing the protein MAIKYAIQQINRKGVTPGSMESKYYAQAKYDGVTSQADIAQMVSQISAISVGDVLSVMNTVSMLLSIELANGRIVELGDLGRFRTTLRSKSCDKPEEFKREMIHGNRVIFVPGAQIRHKMSNASYLKADLSSLATETEKKPSKPSGEGADPSKPTPGKETGGGSNQDEEHIGV
- a CDS encoding N-acetylmuramoyl-L-alanine amidase, with the protein product MKPNDIKYIIVHCSATRSNMTYSAWQLDQDHRARGFAMAGYHFYITRAGVIESMRPPSMPGAHTIGYNRCSLGVCYEGGLRPDGTPWDTRTPEQRAAMLKLLQTLVAIHPNAQIVGHRDLSPDLNHNGVIEPHEWLKACPCFDAFKEYLSLWHKR
- a CDS encoding DUF4248 domain-containing protein — encoded protein: MSQSTQDESYLFLVRAYGVQELAVRYFPDVLPASATRHLTRLICGDGELLNQLTQIGYKRGCRIYTPAMVHLIVRYLGLPQHYIFAED